From a region of the Sporosarcina ureilytica genome:
- the pgsA gene encoding CDP-diacylglycerol--glycerol-3-phosphate 3-phosphatidyltransferase, producing MNLPNKITLSRIILIPIFMLFMLVDFKFGTLTILGTKIEIAHFIGGLIFIVASLTDWIDGYIARKNNLVTDMGKFLDPLADKLLVAAALIILVEIGSAPSWIVIVIISREFAVTGLRLILAGGGEVVAANQLGKIKTAAQIIAIASLLLNNIFFSSIGVPFGMIMLYIALIFTVWSGFDYFYKNRRVLLDSM from the coding sequence TTGAATTTACCAAATAAAATTACATTATCTAGAATTATACTCATACCAATATTTATGCTCTTTATGTTGGTCGATTTTAAATTTGGAACGCTAACGATATTAGGCACCAAAATCGAAATAGCGCACTTCATTGGAGGGCTCATCTTTATCGTTGCATCATTAACAGATTGGATTGACGGTTATATTGCACGTAAAAATAATTTAGTGACAGACATGGGGAAGTTCCTAGATCCATTGGCTGATAAATTACTCGTTGCCGCGGCTTTAATTATACTTGTTGAAATCGGCTCTGCCCCTTCATGGATTGTAATCGTGATTATTAGTCGCGAATTTGCAGTAACTGGACTCCGTCTCATTTTAGCGGGTGGCGGAGAAGTTGTCGCTGCGAATCAGCTTGGTAAGATTAAAACGGCCGCACAAATTATTGCTATCGCGTCTTTACTATTAAATAATATTTTCTTTAGCTCAATTGGTGTCCCATTTGGCATGATTATGCTTTATATTGCACTGATATTTACAGTCTGGTCAGGGTTTGATTATTTTTATAAAAATAGAAGAGTATTACTGGACTCTATGTAA
- the recA gene encoding recombinase RecA, with protein sequence MSNRKAALEKALKDIEKQFGKGSVMKLGEQTDRKISTVSSGSLALDLALGVGGYPRGRVVEIYGPESSGKTTVALHAIAAAQAEGGQAAFIDAEHALDPEYAKKLGVNIDELLLSQPDTGEQALEICEALVRSGAIDIIVVDSVAALVPKAEIEGEMGDSHVGLQARLMSQALRKLSGAINKSRTNAIFINQIREKVGVMFGSPEVTPGGRALKFYASVRIDVRRGEAIKQGQDIVGNKTRIRVVKNKVAPPFRTAEVDIMYGQGISQEGEIIDLGAEAEVVQKSGAWYSYEGERLGQGRENAKQFLIENPDIKAEIDQKIRVSYGLGEGAEIIEGHDVDDEAEAKELELLLEEEK encoded by the coding sequence TTGAGCAATCGAAAAGCCGCTTTAGAAAAAGCGTTAAAAGATATTGAAAAACAGTTTGGAAAAGGTTCCGTAATGAAACTTGGCGAACAAACAGATCGTAAAATCTCTACTGTTTCAAGTGGTTCACTTGCTTTAGACCTTGCACTAGGGGTGGGTGGTTATCCACGTGGACGTGTTGTTGAAATATACGGCCCTGAGAGTTCAGGTAAAACGACAGTTGCGCTTCATGCAATTGCCGCTGCACAGGCAGAAGGCGGGCAAGCAGCATTCATCGATGCAGAACATGCGTTAGATCCAGAGTATGCTAAGAAACTAGGCGTTAATATTGACGAGTTGTTACTTTCGCAGCCAGATACGGGTGAACAAGCGCTTGAAATTTGTGAAGCATTAGTACGTAGTGGTGCGATTGATATTATTGTTGTTGACTCAGTTGCTGCCCTTGTACCAAAAGCGGAGATAGAAGGGGAAATGGGAGATTCCCATGTCGGTCTACAAGCTCGTCTTATGTCTCAGGCACTACGTAAATTATCAGGTGCAATTAACAAGTCAAGAACAAATGCAATTTTTATTAACCAAATTCGTGAAAAAGTCGGCGTAATGTTTGGTAGTCCAGAAGTTACACCAGGTGGTCGTGCATTAAAGTTTTACGCTTCTGTTCGTATCGATGTGCGTAGAGGAGAAGCGATTAAACAAGGTCAGGATATTGTCGGAAACAAAACACGAATCCGGGTTGTAAAAAACAAAGTTGCGCCTCCATTCCGCACAGCAGAAGTTGATATTATGTACGGACAAGGTATTTCCCAAGAAGGAGAAATCATCGACCTTGGGGCAGAGGCAGAAGTTGTTCAAAAAAGCGGTGCATGGTATTCCTATGAAGGTGAAAGACTTGGACAAGGGAGAGAAAATGCAAAGCAATTCTTAATTGAAAACCCTGATATTAAAGCAGAGATCGATCAGAAAATTCGGGTTTCATACGGTCTTGGCGAAGGAGCCGAAATTATTGAAGGTCATGATGTAGATGACGAAGCTGAAGCTAAAGAACTTGAACTATTATTAGAAGAAGAGAAATAA
- a CDS encoding competence/damage-inducible protein A, with the protein MRVEIIAVGSELLLGQITNTNAAFISARLAEIGADVYYHTVVGDNPVRLKEAIKIAEKRADVLIFSGGLGPTKDDMTKETIAAHIDLELVSDHDALTYIEQYFIRSKRIMTDNNKKQALVFKGSTILNNRTGMAPGMAVEKNGKHYILVPGPPHEMEPMIVDEAIPYLLKQSGEREIITSHVLKFYGIGEAELEHRIQPLLDKQTNPTIAPLATADAVTLRITAKAPTIEEAHKMIAPIEQEIRAIVGEFIFGTDKDTLSSKALELLQKHDFTIAAAESLTAGLFIAELAKEPGVSAALAGGLVVYNEEAKVKQLGVDQKLLDEHGVVSSECAASLALKVQEKFQTNIGIGITGAAGPTPHDGEPAGTVWIGIALPDQVPTTFKLLLSGSRNANRQRTARFAMYYLIKLLTESIS; encoded by the coding sequence ATGAGGGTTGAAATTATAGCGGTTGGATCGGAGTTATTGCTTGGCCAAATAACGAATACGAATGCTGCTTTTATTTCTGCACGTCTCGCGGAAATTGGCGCGGATGTTTATTATCATACAGTTGTTGGAGATAATCCTGTCCGATTAAAGGAAGCAATAAAAATCGCCGAAAAACGTGCGGATGTATTAATTTTTTCAGGCGGGCTTGGACCGACAAAAGATGATATGACAAAAGAGACGATTGCTGCCCATATTGACTTAGAACTTGTCAGCGATCATGATGCGCTTACGTATATTGAACAGTATTTTATACGAAGTAAACGAATAATGACTGATAATAATAAAAAACAAGCACTCGTGTTTAAAGGAAGTACTATCCTAAATAATCGTACAGGAATGGCGCCTGGGATGGCTGTTGAAAAGAATGGAAAACATTACATACTAGTACCTGGACCACCTCATGAGATGGAACCGATGATTGTTGATGAAGCGATTCCTTACTTACTGAAACAAAGTGGGGAACGAGAAATTATTACTTCTCATGTTTTGAAGTTTTATGGAATTGGCGAAGCGGAATTAGAACATCGCATTCAACCGTTATTAGATAAACAAACAAATCCAACGATTGCTCCGCTAGCAACAGCGGATGCAGTCACACTTAGAATTACTGCAAAAGCACCGACAATAGAAGAAGCACATAAAATGATAGCGCCAATAGAACAAGAAATACGTGCCATTGTCGGCGAATTTATTTTTGGAACCGACAAAGATACGTTATCCTCGAAAGCATTAGAACTCCTTCAAAAACATGACTTTACAATAGCAGCCGCTGAAAGTTTAACCGCCGGTCTCTTTATTGCAGAGTTAGCGAAAGAACCCGGGGTAAGTGCAGCGCTTGCAGGCGGTCTCGTCGTTTATAATGAGGAAGCAAAAGTTAAACAACTTGGTGTGGACCAAAAACTGTTGGATGAGCATGGTGTTGTCAGTAGTGAATGTGCCGCTTCATTGGCATTAAAAGTCCAAGAAAAGTTTCAAACGAATATTGGTATTGGGATTACTGGCGCAGCAGGTCCAACACCACATGACGGTGAACCGGCTGGGACAGTCTGGATTGGTATTGCGTTACCAGATCAGGTGCCAACGACGTTCAAACTTTTGCTTTCGGGTTCAAGAAATGCCAATCGTCAGCGAACAGCAAGATTCGCCATGTATTATTTAATTAAGCTGTTAACTGAGTCAATTTCATAA
- the rny gene encoding ribonuclease Y codes for MLEIIISALLGFIVGAVVLYFVNRKVNESKVTGAKHSAEAIIEEAKREAEAMKREALLEAKDETHKLRLDAEAEIRERRAELQKQENRHLQREENLDRKENTLNKREASLERKEEAYTGRQQHIERMERKAEELVNVQQTELERISSLTKEEAKQIILTEVEKELATDIAVMTKESELQAKEEADKKAREILSVAMQRFAADHVAETTVSVVNLPNDEMKGRIIGREGRNIRTLETLTGIDLIIDDTPEAVVLSGFDPVRRETARLALEKLVQDGRIHPARIEEMVDKSRREVDELIRETGEQTTFDIGVHNLHPDLIKILGRLRFRTSYGQNVLKHSTEVAYLTGLLAAELGEDVTLARRAGLLHDIGKAIDHEVEGSHVEIGVELATKYKEHPVVINSIASHHGDTEATSVIAVLVAAADALSAARPGARSETLENYIRRLQKLEEISESYEGVEKSYAIQAGREVRIIVHPDQIDDITAHRLARDIRKRIEEELDYPGHIKVTVIRETRAVDYAK; via the coding sequence ATGCTAGAAATCATCATCTCCGCTTTGCTAGGTTTCATCGTCGGTGCCGTTGTACTCTATTTTGTTAATCGAAAAGTGAATGAATCAAAAGTGACAGGTGCCAAACACTCGGCAGAAGCGATTATCGAAGAGGCAAAACGTGAAGCGGAGGCAATGAAAAGAGAGGCACTTTTGGAAGCGAAGGATGAAACTCACAAATTGAGACTTGACGCGGAGGCTGAAATCCGCGAGCGACGGGCTGAGTTGCAAAAACAAGAGAACCGTCATTTGCAAAGAGAAGAAAACCTCGATCGCAAAGAAAATACGCTCAATAAAAGAGAAGCGAGTCTGGAACGCAAGGAAGAAGCGTATACTGGACGACAACAGCATATTGAACGAATGGAACGCAAGGCGGAAGAACTCGTTAACGTTCAACAGACGGAACTTGAAAGGATATCTTCGCTTACGAAAGAAGAAGCAAAACAAATTATTCTTACGGAAGTTGAAAAAGAACTGGCTACAGATATCGCCGTCATGACGAAAGAGTCCGAGTTGCAAGCAAAAGAAGAAGCGGATAAGAAAGCACGCGAAATTCTTTCTGTCGCTATGCAACGATTCGCAGCGGACCATGTTGCTGAAACAACCGTATCGGTAGTGAACTTACCAAATGATGAAATGAAAGGTCGAATTATTGGCCGTGAAGGACGAAATATCCGGACACTGGAAACATTAACAGGAATCGATTTAATTATCGATGATACACCGGAAGCAGTCGTCTTATCAGGCTTTGATCCAGTCAGACGTGAAACAGCTCGACTCGCACTTGAAAAACTTGTGCAGGATGGGCGAATTCACCCGGCTAGAATTGAAGAAATGGTCGATAAGTCTAGACGTGAAGTGGACGAGCTTATTCGGGAAACTGGAGAGCAAACAACGTTCGATATCGGGGTTCATAACCTTCACCCGGATCTCATTAAGATTCTCGGTAGATTGCGTTTCCGTACGAGTTATGGACAAAATGTCTTGAAACACTCGACGGAAGTTGCTTATTTAACAGGACTCTTAGCAGCTGAACTTGGCGAAGATGTAACACTTGCAAGGCGTGCAGGACTTCTTCATGATATTGGAAAAGCAATAGACCATGAGGTGGAAGGCAGTCACGTTGAAATTGGTGTAGAACTTGCAACGAAGTATAAAGAACACCCGGTCGTCATTAATAGTATTGCATCGCATCACGGAGATACTGAAGCGACATCGGTCATCGCAGTGCTTGTCGCAGCAGCAGATGCTTTATCTGCAGCTAGACCAGGCGCTAGAAGTGAAACACTTGAAAATTATATTCGTAGATTACAAAAACTTGAAGAAATTTCAGAATCCTACGAAGGCGTTGAGAAATCTTATGCGATTCAAGCAGGTCGTGAAGTACGAATTATTGTACACCCTGACCAAATCGATGACATTACAGCACATCGACTCGCACGAGATATTCGAAAAAGAATTGAAGAAGAATTGGATTATCCCGGTCATATTAAAGTTACCGTTATTCGTGAAACACGAGCAGTTGATTATGCAAAATAA
- a CDS encoding stage V sporulation protein S, protein MNPLKVSSSSNPNSVAGALVAVIREQGYAEMQAVGAGALNQAVKAIAIARGFVAPSGSDLTCAPAFTDIMINGEGRTALKLLVQKQARS, encoded by the coding sequence GTGAACCCATTGAAAGTATCTTCAAGCTCGAATCCCAATTCTGTTGCTGGCGCACTTGTTGCAGTTATCCGTGAACAAGGCTATGCCGAAATGCAAGCAGTTGGAGCAGGCGCATTAAACCAGGCGGTGAAAGCAATCGCTATCGCGAGAGGTTTCGTAGCACCAAGTGGATCGGATCTTACATGCGCACCTGCCTTCACAGATATAATGATTAACGGCGAGGGACGCACAGCTTTAAAATTGCTCGTACAAAAGCAAGCCAGGTCATAA
- a CDS encoding TIGR00282 family metallophosphoesterase: protein MKIIFIGDIVGSPGREAVERYLPRLKRKYSPDVVIANGENAAAGRGITKRIFDDLLRTGVDVVTMGNHTWDHKEIYDFIDDTDYLIRPANFSDEAPGKGMTTITKNNVTLSVINLHGRTFLPPHGDPFAKATELIEEAQKISPLVFVDFHAEATSEKIAMGWHLNGRASVVVGTHTHVQTADERILPDGTAYMTDVGMTGPYDEILGMKKEDVIYRFQTNLPVRFEVPKKGRDQLNGLFVELDDTTGKAVHIERIMINDDKPFEF, encoded by the coding sequence ATGAAAATCATTTTTATTGGCGATATCGTAGGTTCACCAGGACGTGAAGCAGTAGAACGCTATTTGCCGCGTTTAAAGAGGAAGTATAGCCCAGACGTTGTCATTGCAAATGGAGAGAATGCAGCAGCAGGTAGAGGGATTACAAAGCGTATTTTTGACGATTTGTTACGAACCGGCGTAGACGTTGTGACAATGGGGAACCATACTTGGGATCATAAAGAAATTTATGATTTTATTGATGACACAGATTATTTAATACGTCCAGCAAACTTTTCAGATGAAGCACCTGGAAAAGGGATGACAACAATTACTAAAAATAATGTAACGTTATCGGTCATTAATTTGCATGGACGAACGTTTTTACCTCCTCACGGGGACCCTTTTGCGAAAGCTACAGAACTGATTGAGGAAGCACAGAAAATTTCACCGCTTGTTTTTGTGGATTTTCATGCAGAAGCAACGAGTGAAAAAATTGCGATGGGTTGGCATTTAAATGGCCGTGCATCTGTCGTCGTTGGAACGCATACACATGTACAAACCGCAGATGAACGGATTTTACCGGATGGAACTGCTTATATGACTGACGTTGGTATGACGGGGCCTTACGATGAAATCCTTGGTATGAAAAAAGAAGACGTCATATATCGTTTCCAAACGAATTTACCAGTTCGATTTGAAGTACCTAAAAAAGGTCGAGATCAATTAAACGGTTTGTTTGTGGAGTTGGATGATACAACAGGAAAAGCCGTCCACATTGAAAGAATTATGATCAATGACGACAAACCGTTTGAATTTTGA
- a CDS encoding helix-turn-helix domain-containing protein, which translates to MTGLGDRLKEARKAKGYTLDDLQGITKIQKRYLAGIENEEFNSMPGSFYVRAFIKQYAEAVGLDADEMLSLYKGSAETIEAEEEQQLASPTLTRRRSRHSNQLNEIMPKIIVALFIIVIIFVIAFLWKHNVSNTPKVPISSEDPIQVEDQPKSGDIGQQKENTEETNDDANVEDEQDKDEEVAEVEKQQKLENINIAGEDSTYSLENSEEFKLEIRTNGPSWIGVTDENRTERTPGARIMQAGEKVEVDVTDTEQIRIRVGRPTETEIYVNGELLEYASDTVPQNIIIDYQKE; encoded by the coding sequence GTGACCGGACTTGGTGACCGTCTTAAAGAGGCGAGAAAAGCAAAAGGCTATACGCTAGATGATTTACAAGGAATAACAAAAATACAAAAAAGATATTTAGCTGGTATTGAAAATGAAGAATTTAATTCAATGCCTGGTTCATTTTATGTGCGCGCATTTATTAAACAATATGCAGAGGCAGTTGGGTTAGATGCGGATGAAATGCTTTCCTTATATAAAGGTAGCGCTGAAACAATAGAGGCTGAAGAAGAGCAACAACTTGCATCCCCGACACTAACAAGAAGGCGTTCAAGACATTCGAATCAACTCAATGAAATTATGCCGAAAATTATTGTTGCACTCTTTATTATCGTAATCATTTTTGTGATTGCATTCCTTTGGAAGCATAATGTATCAAATACTCCAAAAGTACCAATTAGTTCTGAAGATCCGATTCAAGTTGAGGATCAACCTAAATCTGGCGATATTGGGCAGCAAAAGGAGAACACAGAAGAAACGAATGATGATGCAAATGTAGAAGATGAGCAAGACAAGGATGAAGAAGTAGCCGAAGTGGAAAAACAACAAAAACTGGAAAACATTAATATAGCAGGAGAAGACTCTACCTATTCACTTGAAAATAGTGAGGAATTCAAACTTGAAATCCGTACAAATGGGCCTTCTTGGATTGGCGTGACGGATGAAAATCGGACAGAAAGAACTCCGGGCGCTCGAATCATGCAAGCGGGAGAAAAAGTTGAAGTAGATGTGACTGACACAGAACAAATTCGTATTCGCGTCGGTCGTCCTACAGAAACCGAGATTTATGTGAATGGAGAATTACTTGAGTATGCATCCGATACTGTCCCACAAAATATTATTATTGATTATCAGAAAGAATAA
- the miaB gene encoding tRNA (N6-isopentenyl adenosine(37)-C2)-methylthiotransferase MiaB produces MNEEQRLSTGQVNTDLANKEEKDYSQYFQTVYTPPSLKKARRRGKEEVSYFDDFEIEERFEGMGNGRKFYIRTYGCQMNEHDTEVMAGIFTALGYEPTTTVDDANIILLNTCAIRENAENKVFGELGHLKPLKQRNPDILIGVCGCMSQQESVVNKILQTYDQVDMVFGTHNIHRLPNIIHEAYMSKEMVLEVWSKEGDIIENLPKKRLGNIKAWVNIMYGCDKFCTYCIVPFTRGKERSRRPEDIIQEVRHLAAQGYQEITLLGQNVNAYGKDFDDLNYRLADLMADLRRIDIPRVRFTTSHPWDFDDELIEVLAKGGNLVEHIHLPVQSGSSSILKIMGRAYTRESYLELVGKIRKAIPNVALTTDIIVGFPNETDEQFEETMTLYEEVGFEMAYTYIYSPRDGTPAEKMKDNIPMEVKKERLQRLNNLVNEYAAEAMKQFEGQVVEVLVEGESKRNDEVLSGYTRKSKLVNFKAPKSVIGKLVNVKITEAKTWSLDGEFLHVVEKDEVLN; encoded by the coding sequence ATGAATGAAGAACAACGACTCAGTACTGGTCAAGTAAACACAGACTTAGCCAATAAAGAAGAAAAAGATTATAGTCAATACTTTCAAACAGTATATACTCCGCCTTCCTTAAAGAAGGCAAGAAGACGCGGTAAAGAGGAAGTTTCATATTTCGATGACTTTGAAATAGAAGAGCGTTTTGAAGGCATGGGAAACGGCCGTAAATTTTATATCCGAACCTATGGCTGTCAAATGAATGAACACGACACAGAAGTGATGGCAGGGATTTTTACAGCACTCGGCTATGAACCGACAACAACTGTCGATGATGCAAATATTATCTTGTTGAATACTTGTGCGATTCGTGAAAATGCGGAGAATAAAGTATTTGGTGAATTAGGACATTTAAAACCTTTGAAACAACGTAATCCTGATATTTTAATCGGGGTTTGTGGTTGTATGTCACAACAAGAATCGGTTGTTAATAAAATTTTACAAACGTACGACCAAGTCGATATGGTATTCGGTACGCATAATATCCACAGATTGCCAAACATCATACATGAAGCATATATGTCGAAAGAAATGGTTCTTGAAGTTTGGTCTAAAGAAGGGGACATTATTGAAAACCTTCCGAAAAAACGTCTCGGCAATATTAAAGCTTGGGTCAATATTATGTACGGCTGCGATAAGTTTTGTACATACTGTATCGTGCCATTTACCCGTGGAAAAGAGCGTAGTAGAAGACCAGAAGATATTATTCAAGAAGTTAGACACTTAGCAGCTCAAGGTTATCAAGAAATTACATTGCTGGGACAAAACGTGAACGCATACGGAAAGGATTTTGACGATTTAAACTATCGACTAGCTGATTTAATGGCTGATTTGCGTCGTATTGATATCCCTAGGGTTCGATTTACAACGAGTCACCCGTGGGACTTCGATGATGAACTGATTGAAGTGCTAGCAAAAGGTGGAAATCTCGTCGAACATATTCATTTACCTGTACAGTCAGGTTCTTCAAGCATACTTAAAATAATGGGAAGAGCCTACACACGTGAAAGCTATCTTGAACTTGTCGGGAAAATTAGAAAAGCAATTCCAAATGTTGCATTGACGACAGACATTATCGTTGGTTTTCCAAATGAAACAGACGAACAATTTGAAGAAACGATGACGTTATATGAAGAAGTTGGCTTTGAAATGGCCTATACGTACATTTATTCACCAAGAGACGGCACACCTGCTGAAAAAATGAAAGATAATATTCCAATGGAAGTAAAGAAAGAACGTTTACAGCGCTTAAATAATCTTGTCAATGAATATGCAGCCGAAGCTATGAAACAATTTGAAGGACAAGTTGTTGAAGTGCTTGTAGAAGGCGAAAGTAAACGAAATGACGAAGTACTTTCAGGATATACACGTAAAAGTAAGCTTGTTAACTTCAAGGCACCTAAATCCGTTATCGGAAAATTAGTGAATGTAAAAATTACAGAGGCGAAAACATGGTCGCTTGACGGCGAGTTTTTACATGTCGTGGAGAAAGATGAGGTATTAAATTAA
- the ymfI gene encoding elongation factor P 5-aminopentanone reductase, whose translation MMQNKNNYALVLGATGGIGQAICGQLAKSGWSIYIHYNEREEEAKKLQSDLTELYPQLEFLLVQGNFINEDGANQVALQIPQVRAIVVANGQSMNKLLTETTTADMDALWKVHVQNPARLVSLLAARLRKSKESYVVFIGSIWGNTGAAGEVMYSAVKGAQHAFVKAYAKEASYAGIRVNAIAPGWIETRMNDCIPADEKEMIMQEIPLLTTGTPQHVADLVDFLLSGKADYMTGEILKLNGGWYI comes from the coding sequence ATGATGCAGAATAAGAATAATTATGCGCTCGTTCTTGGCGCAACTGGTGGCATTGGCCAAGCCATTTGCGGCCAACTTGCTAAGAGCGGTTGGTCAATTTATATCCATTATAATGAACGAGAAGAGGAAGCGAAGAAACTTCAGTCAGACTTAACAGAGCTTTATCCACAGCTGGAATTTTTACTTGTCCAAGGAAACTTTATAAATGAAGATGGTGCTAATCAAGTCGCCCTTCAAATCCCACAAGTAAGGGCTATCGTTGTCGCTAACGGTCAATCGATGAATAAGCTTCTGACGGAAACAACTACCGCGGATATGGATGCGCTTTGGAAAGTTCATGTCCAAAATCCAGCCCGGTTAGTGAGCCTACTTGCTGCACGTTTAAGAAAATCTAAAGAATCTTATGTAGTGTTTATCGGCTCAATTTGGGGGAATACAGGAGCAGCAGGAGAAGTTATGTATTCAGCTGTAAAAGGGGCCCAGCATGCCTTTGTAAAAGCCTATGCAAAAGAAGCATCTTATGCTGGTATACGCGTCAATGCCATTGCGCCGGGGTGGATTGAAACAAGGATGAACGACTGTATACCAGCGGATGAGAAAGAAATGATTATGCAAGAAATTCCGCTCTTAACGACAGGAACACCCCAACATGTAGCAGATCTCGTAGATTTTCTATTAAGCGGGAAAGCAGATTATATGACGGGAGAAATTTTGAAGTTAAACGGCGGTTGGTATATTTAG
- a CDS encoding DUF3388 domain-containing protein: MGNWYLEYEIQINRPGLLGDIASLLGMLRVNITTINSVDASVDGRNPEQIDGGVRRGLLLRTDDDAQIARFELIASTMDTIQIKKIREPKLSDILAVRHGRYLLKDTDNKKTFRFLRNELGILVDFMAELFKEEGHKLIGIRGMPRVGKTESVVAASVCANKKWVFLSSTMIKQTIRKTLAGDEFSKDNIFILDGIVSRKEADERHLQLVREMMRIPAIKVVEHPDIFVQHSEYSIEDFDYIIELRTDHEQEITYEMMEKNHMMSDRGSMGGFDIFNL; this comes from the coding sequence ATGGGGAATTGGTACCTCGAATACGAAATTCAAATTAACCGTCCAGGGTTACTCGGAGATATTGCTTCACTGCTTGGCATGTTGCGTGTTAACATTACAACAATTAATAGCGTGGATGCTAGCGTAGATGGTAGAAATCCGGAACAAATAGATGGTGGCGTTCGTCGTGGTTTATTATTAAGGACGGATGACGATGCACAAATTGCTCGTTTTGAATTAATTGCATCAACTATGGATACGATTCAAATAAAAAAAATACGTGAGCCTAAATTAAGTGATATTTTAGCTGTCCGACACGGCCGGTACCTGTTGAAAGACACAGATAATAAAAAAACGTTTAGGTTTTTACGGAATGAACTCGGAATTTTAGTTGATTTTATGGCAGAACTTTTTAAAGAAGAGGGTCATAAATTAATTGGTATTAGAGGAATGCCACGCGTTGGCAAAACCGAATCCGTTGTTGCCGCTAGTGTTTGTGCGAATAAAAAATGGGTATTTCTTTCTTCCACAATGATTAAGCAAACCATTCGAAAGACATTGGCAGGCGATGAGTTTTCTAAAGACAATATTTTTATTTTAGATGGAATTGTCTCACGGAAAGAGGCAGATGAAAGACATTTACAACTGGTCCGTGAAATGATGCGTATTCCTGCGATAAAAGTAGTGGAACATCCCGATATTTTTGTCCAACATTCAGAATACAGTATTGAAGATTTCGATTATATAATTGAGCTTAGAACAGACCATGAACAAGAAATTACATACGAAATGATGGAGAAAAACCACATGATGTCCGATCGCGGATCAATGGGGGGCTTCGACATCTTTAACCTTTGA